A single Jaculus jaculus isolate mJacJac1 unplaced genomic scaffold, mJacJac1.mat.Y.cur u25, whole genome shotgun sequence DNA region contains:
- the LOC123457549 gene encoding 28S ribosomal protein S36, mitochondrial-like yields the protein MMGSKMASATRVVQVVKPHAPLIRFPNRRDNPKLSASEAMRSAGLPPHSIITQHSKGGKAPGLLMHQGPPDTADIIKTLPQKYRRKLISQEEMEFIQRGGPE from the coding sequence ATGATGGGCAGCAAGATGGCGTCCGCCACCAGGGTGGTTCAGGTAGTAAAGCCACATGCTCCACTGATAAGGTTCCCTAACAGAAGAGACAATCCTAAACTTAGTGCCTCAGAAGCTATGAGATCAGCAGGGCTCCCGCCCCACTCTATAATCACACAGCATTCTAAAGGAGGTAAAGCCCCAGGTTTGCTGATGCATCAGGGTCCACCAGACACTGCAGACATAAtcaaaaccttacctcagaaatacagaaggaaactcatctctcaagaaGAAATGGAATTTATCCAACGTGGAGGTCCAGAATGA